The Apium graveolens cultivar Ventura chromosome 11, ASM990537v1, whole genome shotgun sequence genome has a window encoding:
- the LOC141696078 gene encoding uncharacterized protein LOC141696078 — protein MELSVQYLRNASSEETKERIAANLSNFAYEPYKYIFLRHLNVLELFLDCIMKPSEKLIQFDVGGICNSCGDPANAAVITQCNGILLIIKCLSSHYAIAALCYLCDESNQDDVLKPKVVNIVKRYAASSSVRVSFSNLAQAFLDKHVP, from the exons ATGGAACTCAGTGTGCAGTACCTTCGA AATGCCTCAAGTGAAG AGACAAAAGAAAGAATTGCTGCCAATTTATCGAACTTTGCATACGAACCTTACAAATACATTTTCTTACGCCAT CTTAATGTTTTGGAACTTTTCCTAGACTGCATAATGAAGCCCAGTGAGAAACTTATACAGTTTGATGTTGGCGGCATTTGCAATTCTTGTGGTG ATCCAGCAAATGCGGCAGTAATCACTCAATGCAACGGAATTCTGCTTATAATTAAGTGTTTATCAA GTCACTATGCAATTGCTGCGCTCTGCTATTTATGTGATGAATCGAACCAGGACGATGTTCTGAAACCAAAAGTGGTGAATATTGTTAAAAGGTATGCTGCATCTAGTTCAGTTCGTGTAAGCTTCAGCAATCTAGCTCAGGCATTTCTGGACAAGCATGTCCCATAA